The following proteins are encoded in a genomic region of Nicotiana sylvestris chromosome 4, ASM39365v2, whole genome shotgun sequence:
- the LOC104212664 gene encoding metal transporter Nramp3.2-like yields MSSPPQQQNTPSDSKDEESRHLLSTSLPQSTSPLINGYADDDSEEEEFAYGSGEKIHIVDFDSEPIDGVDYSTVPPFSWKKLWQFTGPGFLMSIAFLDPGNLEGDLQAGAIAGYSLLWLLLWATVMGLLIQLLSARIGVATGRHLAELCREEYPKWAGLLLWFMAEVALIGADIQEVIGSAIAIKILSRGVLPLWAGVLITASDCFLLLVLENYGIRKLEAVFAVLISTMALSFAWMFGDAKPSGKELLAGLLIPKLSSRTVRQAVGVVGCVIMPHNVFLHSALVQSREIDTKKKGQVQEALNYYSIECSFALLVSFIINLFVTTVFAKGFYGSEQASSLGLVNAGQYLQDKYGGGMFPILYIWGIGLLAAGQSSTITGTYAGQFIMGGFLDLRLKKWLRALITRSCAIVPTIIVALIFNRTESSLDVLNEWLNVLQSIQIPFALIPLLTLVSKEELMGVFKIGPTLERVAWTVAALVMVINGYLLLDFVISEVNGLLFAFLVCAGTAGYIAFILYLISHGGGNVANWFNLLRTKGYSYAGQ; encoded by the exons ATGAGCTCACCTCCACAACAACAAAATACACCCTCGGATTCCAAAGACGAAGAATCCCGCCACCTCCTTAGTACCTCTCTGCCGCAATCAACGTCGCCGTTAATTAACGGTTATGCTGATGATGACAGCGAAGAAGAAGAATTCGCGTACGGATCTGGAGAGAAGATCCACATCGTTGATTTCGATTCAGAACCGATCGACGGTGTTGATTACAGCACGGTACCTCCATTTTCATGGAAGAAACTGTGGCAGTTTACGGGTCCTGGATTCTTAATGAGCATAGCTTTTTTGGATCCGGGGAATTTGGAAGGAGATCTACAAGCTGGAGCAATAGCGGGTTACTCGCTTCTGTGGCTGTTGTTATGGGCCACTGTTATGGGCCTGTTGATCCAGTTACTGTCGGCGAGAATAGGCGTTGCAACGGGCCGGCACTTGGCGGAGCTTTGCCGGGAAGAGTATCCTAAATGGGCTGGGCTTTTACTATGGTTCATGGCTGAGGTGGCTCTGATTGGAGCCGATATTCAGGAAGTTATAGGAAGTGCAATTGCAATTAAGATACTCAGTCGTGGGGTTTTACCACTTTGGGCTGGTGTGCTTATTACTGCTTCTGATTG CTTTCTTCTTTTGGTTCTTGAGAACTATGGAATAAGGAAGTTAGAAGCTGTTTTTGCTGTTCTTATTTCGACTATGGCACTGTCCTTTGCTTGGATGTTTGGAGATGCTAAACCAAGTGGAAAGGAGCTTCTAGCAG GTCTCTTGATTCCAAAACTCAGTTCAAGGACAGTTCGGCAGGCTGTTGGAGTAGTTGGTTGTGTAATAATGCCTCACAATGTATTCTTGCATTCAGCTTTGGTTCAATCCAGAGAGATTGATACGAAGAAAAAAGGGCAGGTTCAAGAGGCATTGAATTACTACTCAATAGAATGCTCCTTTGCCCTTCTTGTCTCCTTTATTATCAATTTGTTTGTTACAACTGTCTTCGCCAAGGGATTCTATGGAAGTGAGCAAGCTAGTAGTTTAGGCCTTGTAAATGCAGGGCAGTATCTTCAGGATAAGTATGGTGGGGGAATGTTTCCAATCCTCTATATTTGGGGTATTGGATTATTGGCAGCCGGACAGAGCAGTACAATAACCGGTACTTATGCTGGACAGTTTATCATGGGAGGTTTTCTAGATCTACGTTTGAAGAAATGGCTTAGGGCGCTGATTACTCGAAGTTGTGCTATTGTGCCAACAATAATTGTTGCTCTGATTTTCAATAGGACTGAATCATCACTCGACGTTTTGAATGAGTGGCTTAATGTGCTTCAGTCTATACAGATCCCTTTTGCGCTTATACCCCTTCTGACATTGGTGTCCAAGGAGGAGTTAATGGGTGTTTTCAAAATTGGGCCTACTCTCGAG AGAGTTGCATGGACTGTTGCTGCACTAGTGATGGTGATAAATGGCTATCTTTTGCTGGACTTCGTTATCTCTGAGGTCAACGGGCTGCTGTTTGCTTTTCTGGTCTGTGCTGGGACTGCAGGTTATATTGCTTTCATTTTGTACCTCATTTCACATGGTGGTGGCAATGTTGCCAATTGGTTCAACCTACTCCGCACAAAAGGATATAGCTATGCTGGTCAATGA